The following coding sequences are from one Granulicella arctica window:
- a CDS encoding NAD(+)/NADH kinase, which translates to MLLAAIISKPQKPELASILPELVSWLKDHDYGYVLDLDSAAYLEGERGFERPALPLHQPNLVIVFGGDGTLLAAARAFARTETPILSVNLGSLGFLTETPLSDIYNTLQAWCENAAAIDIRAMMHTELHRDGKIYQEWDALNDVVIAKGTIARMADFSVEIDQQFVATFRADGIIVSTPTGSTAYNLAANGPIMMPSVNAMVVTPICPHLLTIRPIVVPGESTVTVHVVGVPNETYLTVDGQEAVELYLGDHIHCHRSQYSVRLLRHQPNGLFNVLRSKLKWGER; encoded by the coding sequence ATGCTCCTAGCTGCCATCATCTCGAAGCCGCAGAAGCCCGAACTCGCCTCCATCCTACCCGAGCTCGTCTCATGGCTGAAGGACCACGACTACGGCTACGTACTCGACCTCGACAGCGCAGCCTATCTCGAAGGCGAGCGTGGCTTCGAGCGCCCGGCCCTGCCTCTGCACCAGCCCAACCTTGTCATCGTCTTCGGCGGAGACGGCACGCTCCTCGCCGCGGCCCGCGCCTTTGCCCGCACCGAGACGCCCATCCTCTCCGTCAACCTAGGCTCCCTCGGCTTCCTCACCGAGACCCCGCTCAGCGACATCTACAACACTCTCCAGGCCTGGTGCGAGAACGCCGCCGCCATCGACATCCGCGCCATGATGCACACCGAGCTCCATCGCGACGGCAAAATCTATCAGGAGTGGGACGCCCTCAACGACGTCGTCATCGCCAAGGGAACCATCGCCCGCATGGCCGACTTCTCCGTCGAGATCGACCAGCAGTTCGTCGCCACCTTCCGCGCAGACGGCATCATCGTCTCCACCCCTACCGGGTCGACAGCCTACAACCTCGCCGCCAACGGCCCCATCATGATGCCCAGCGTTAACGCCATGGTCGTCACGCCCATCTGCCCGCACCTGCTCACCATCCGCCCCATCGTCGTCCCCGGCGAGTCCACCGTCACCGTCCACGTCGTCGGCGTCCCCAATGAGACCTACCTCACCGTCGATGGACAGGAGGCAGTCGAGCTCTACCTCGGCGATCACATCCACTGCCACCGCTCGCAGTACAGCGTCCGCCTCCTCCGCCACCAGCCCAACGGCCTCTTCAACGTCCTCCGCTCCAAACTAAAGTGGGGCGAGCGGTAG
- a CDS encoding RNA polymerase sigma factor, with the protein MYRDTGVLNMPPGSSQDDSTLLGLVQKGDEQAMASIFDRYSKVVYSVSLRVLRDPSAAEDVLQEIFMQIWRNPDSFTATRGSLGGWLAVVSRNRSIDALRRRRPSEQIDDLPLASTYNIADEVERNSMMEKARSVIHLLPVEQRKTLEMAFFDGLTHSEIAEMTGDPLGTVKTRIRSALLTLRKAFQA; encoded by the coding sequence ATGTATAGGGATACGGGAGTACTGAATATGCCGCCGGGATCGAGTCAGGACGACTCAACTCTGCTGGGGCTTGTTCAGAAGGGCGACGAGCAGGCTATGGCGTCGATCTTCGATCGCTACTCGAAGGTGGTGTACTCGGTGTCGCTTCGCGTTCTCCGAGATCCATCGGCGGCGGAGGACGTGCTTCAGGAGATTTTTATGCAGATATGGCGCAATCCGGACAGCTTCACTGCGACGAGGGGAAGCCTCGGCGGTTGGCTGGCGGTTGTGTCGCGGAATCGCTCGATCGACGCGTTGCGGCGCAGGCGTCCATCGGAGCAGATTGACGATCTGCCGCTGGCCTCGACGTACAACATCGCGGATGAGGTGGAGCGGAACTCGATGATGGAAAAGGCTCGGTCGGTGATTCATTTACTACCGGTCGAGCAGCGCAAGACGTTGGAGATGGCGTTCTTTGATGGACTGACGCACTCAGAGATTGCAGAGATGACGGGCGATCCACTTGGAACCGTCAAGACACGTATTCGCAGCGCGCTGCTGACGCTGAGAAAGGCATTTCAGGCATGA
- a CDS encoding YdcF family protein, with the protein MTPATSNQTRPASRFVLRLVGLLLLVTLAWFGWVYYQIATVAQQDQAQTADAIAVFGAAEYLGHPSPVLHARLDHVLTLYRKQVAPLVITLGGGSDKDSGNTEGGVSRDYLLANGIPFDKIIAETSSFDTEEQVDRLVEIARENDLHHIVVVSDGTHLFRIRELCEDDGLDVYTSPRPPFGNISNYDLAQRYLHEILSYTFFKLHINTDGLHHWLEDKPE; encoded by the coding sequence ATGACTCCTGCCACCTCCAACCAGACCCGTCCCGCCAGCCGTTTCGTCCTGCGCCTCGTCGGACTCCTGCTCCTGGTCACCCTCGCCTGGTTTGGTTGGGTCTACTACCAGATCGCCACCGTCGCCCAGCAGGATCAGGCCCAGACCGCCGACGCCATCGCCGTCTTCGGTGCCGCGGAGTACCTCGGCCATCCCTCGCCCGTCCTCCACGCGCGGCTCGATCACGTCCTTACTCTCTACCGCAAGCAGGTCGCGCCCCTCGTCATCACCCTCGGCGGCGGCAGCGACAAGGACTCCGGCAACACCGAGGGCGGTGTCAGCCGCGACTACCTCCTCGCCAACGGCATCCCCTTCGACAAGATCATCGCCGAGACCAGCTCCTTCGACACCGAGGAGCAAGTCGACCGCCTCGTCGAGATCGCCCGCGAGAACGACCTTCACCACATCGTCGTCGTCTCCGATGGAACCCATCTCTTCCGCATCCGCGAGCTCTGCGAGGACGATGGGCTCGACGTCTACACCTCACCCCGCCCACCCTTCGGCAACATCAGCAACTACGACCTCGCCCAGCGCTACCTGCACGAGATCCTCAGCTACACCTTCTTCAAGCTCCACATCAACACCGACGGCCTGCACCACTGGCTCGAAGACAAACCCGAATAG
- a CDS encoding lipocalin-like domain-containing protein, translating into MNRRTRKIAVAWGVLLFAFLMTIPPLELVAQAAMPPAAVMGSSLVGIWTLTAADNLLPDGTRVHAYGEDPRGILVFGADGRYTVQIFRSDRAKFSSGDKAHGTPEEYRNATVAISCHFGRYSVDPAKGTITFHIERASFPNWDGATQTRPFTLEGDDLSWRVPATPDGSVPISAWRRAR; encoded by the coding sequence ATGAACCGTCGGACCAGGAAGATAGCAGTTGCATGGGGTGTTTTGTTATTTGCATTTCTTATGACCATTCCACCCCTTGAACTGGTGGCACAGGCTGCTATGCCGCCTGCTGCTGTGATGGGTTCGTCGCTGGTGGGAATTTGGACACTTACGGCGGCGGATAATCTTCTGCCGGATGGAACTCGCGTCCATGCGTATGGAGAAGATCCGCGAGGGATTTTGGTGTTTGGAGCGGATGGTCGATATACGGTCCAGATCTTCCGGTCGGATCGGGCGAAGTTTTCCTCTGGCGATAAAGCCCACGGGACGCCGGAAGAGTACAGGAATGCTACGGTTGCTATTAGCTGCCACTTTGGCCGCTATAGTGTCGATCCAGCGAAGGGGACGATCACCTTCCACATCGAGCGTGCGTCGTTTCCGAACTGGGATGGTGCTACGCAGACGCGGCCGTTCACTCTTGAGGGCGATGATTTGAGTTGGCGCGTGCCTGCTACGCCCGATGGAAGTGTTCCGATCTCAGCGTGGCGCCGCGCTCGCTGA
- a CDS encoding YncE family protein — MANTRTIVGAVLQSGIEAAGNSVSRSARHLIRSMALATLAAAGFTSLIGCGNTYRPVVAAINPVGPSSQPSKYAIAMSNPGTGNPGLITIVDFSGDTVLITANIGVDPKYLVLNATGTTGYTINGDGTLNVFGISTSLLTSQILETTLLSDANPVSIFPQGTNTYVSETGRNAIGEFQGSPLALKQELTVTDPVYVVGLSAAPRVYALSGSGGSVSSIETGTNTISSTFNVGTNPVYGIMSADGKRAYIMNKGSGTVSVINVQTNTLDSSTALPTGTIQVGTSPLWADFAPTLSEMAVANAGNGTTNGTLSLISIPLCSALASTTNPNCDTTNPVDATGFGTVLATVPVGVSPVMVSVLQDGTRAYVANSGDTSLPCVSTSTSTATGNCSVSVVNLTSNSVTKTIPLSCRPSYIAATTGTPTGKVYVVCNDSGNLAASQNMTVIETDTDTIDTTIPLQGTGVSVRVTAQ, encoded by the coding sequence ATGGCCAACACCAGAACCATCGTGGGAGCAGTTTTGCAATCAGGAATTGAAGCAGCAGGGAACTCCGTATCGCGCTCGGCGCGACACCTCATTCGGTCGATGGCTCTTGCCACTCTTGCGGCAGCAGGCTTCACCTCGCTGATCGGCTGCGGTAACACCTACCGTCCGGTCGTGGCTGCCATCAACCCGGTTGGCCCCTCATCTCAACCGTCGAAGTACGCCATCGCCATGTCGAACCCCGGCACCGGCAACCCCGGCCTGATCACCATCGTCGACTTCTCCGGCGATACCGTGCTCATCACCGCGAACATCGGTGTCGATCCGAAGTACCTCGTCCTCAATGCGACAGGGACCACCGGCTACACCATCAATGGTGACGGCACACTCAACGTCTTCGGCATCTCCACCTCGCTGCTCACCAGCCAGATCCTCGAGACGACCCTGCTCTCCGACGCGAACCCGGTCAGCATCTTCCCGCAGGGGACCAACACCTACGTCAGCGAGACGGGTCGCAACGCCATCGGCGAATTTCAGGGCTCACCCCTCGCGCTCAAGCAGGAGCTGACCGTCACCGATCCTGTCTATGTCGTCGGCCTCTCCGCCGCTCCACGCGTCTACGCCCTCAGCGGCAGCGGCGGCAGCGTCTCCTCCATCGAGACCGGAACCAACACCATCTCATCAACCTTCAACGTCGGCACGAACCCCGTCTACGGCATCATGAGCGCCGACGGCAAGCGCGCCTACATCATGAACAAGGGCAGCGGTACGGTCAGCGTTATCAACGTCCAGACGAACACGCTCGATAGCTCCACCGCGCTCCCGACGGGCACCATCCAGGTCGGCACCTCGCCCCTCTGGGCCGACTTCGCCCCCACGCTCTCGGAGATGGCTGTCGCCAACGCAGGCAACGGCACCACCAACGGCACCTTGAGCCTCATCAGCATCCCGCTCTGTAGCGCCCTGGCCTCCACGACCAACCCCAACTGCGACACCACCAACCCTGTCGACGCCACTGGCTTCGGTACTGTGCTCGCCACTGTCCCCGTCGGCGTTAGTCCGGTCATGGTCTCCGTCTTGCAGGATGGAACCCGCGCCTATGTCGCCAACAGCGGCGATACAAGCCTGCCCTGCGTTTCGACCTCGACCAGCACGGCCACGGGCAACTGCTCGGTCTCCGTCGTCAATCTGACGAGCAACTCGGTGACCAAGACAATCCCCCTCTCTTGCCGCCCCTCCTACATCGCCGCAACGACAGGCACGCCCACCGGCAAGGTCTATGTTGTCTGCAATGATAGCGGCAACCTTGCCGCCAGCCAGAACATGACAGTCATCGAAACCGACACCGACACGATCGACACCACCATCCCCCTTCAGGGAACCGGCGTATCCGTTCGCGTCACTGCCCAGTAG
- a CDS encoding LysR substrate-binding domain-containing protein: MNLVNFDLDTLRTLIVASDLGGYGQAASRLGRTPSAISLQMKKLQEDAGATLFRKQGRGIALTEAGEIVLRYGRKMLALNDELLDTVQGASLAGTIRLGFSQDFADTVLPTVLSQFTKLYPLVQMEVRIEGNAALVEAIEKDQLDLALAVGQADRPTAQVLGNIELVWIAGQEFAKREGQQLPLVLLGPQCAFRKEAILKLDQAGVPWRIAAVSPSLAGLWASAIGGLGITVRSSLGLPAKLVWDKAMFDLPKLSSFPVTLHTQQKVMSAGVERLYAIVSEAVSRQLPTMTGKKSRKPR; this comes from the coding sequence ATGAATCTGGTGAACTTCGACCTCGATACCTTACGCACCCTGATCGTCGCCAGTGATCTCGGCGGCTATGGCCAAGCGGCATCTCGTCTCGGACGCACTCCATCCGCTATCAGCCTTCAGATGAAAAAGCTCCAGGAGGACGCCGGCGCAACCCTCTTTCGCAAACAAGGCAGAGGGATAGCGCTCACCGAGGCCGGAGAGATCGTGCTTCGCTACGGACGCAAGATGCTTGCCCTCAACGATGAGCTGCTGGACACGGTCCAAGGCGCGTCGCTGGCCGGCACCATAAGGCTCGGCTTCTCGCAGGACTTCGCCGATACCGTCCTGCCCACCGTGCTCTCGCAGTTCACCAAGCTCTATCCTCTGGTGCAGATGGAGGTCCGCATCGAGGGCAACGCCGCACTCGTAGAAGCGATCGAGAAAGACCAATTGGACCTGGCCCTCGCCGTGGGACAGGCGGATCGCCCAACCGCACAGGTCCTCGGAAACATAGAGCTGGTTTGGATAGCAGGACAGGAGTTCGCGAAGCGAGAAGGCCAACAGCTTCCCCTCGTCCTTCTCGGCCCTCAATGCGCCTTCCGTAAAGAAGCGATTCTCAAGCTCGATCAGGCAGGTGTGCCCTGGCGTATCGCCGCAGTAAGCCCCAGTCTGGCTGGCCTGTGGGCCTCCGCCATCGGAGGTCTGGGCATCACAGTACGAAGCTCTCTCGGACTGCCCGCGAAACTTGTCTGGGATAAGGCAATGTTCGACCTTCCCAAACTAAGTTCGTTCCCCGTGACCCTCCATACCCAGCAGAAAGTCATGAGCGCCGGTGTCGAACGGCTATACGCCATCGTAAGCGAGGCCGTCTCCCGGCAATTGCCAACCATGACCGGAAAGAAGTCACGGAAGCCTAGGTAA
- a CDS encoding anti-sigma factor — translation MTDQRHIDSEDLALYAMQLLSNDEAGIVQSHIEICSECKNELIAAQGDLAVVALSVDLETPAPRARERFLQQVSREKRVASIERAAQVEASGALRMPSAAKQQGSGGKLLPWLGWAVAAGVAFSATSLYRDRVQMQATVADQSAQLKAETAQMATMSADAARAKAIMDALTDSSAMRVTLNVAPAAKPVPQGKATYVANKGTLLFSANNLDQLPLAKVYELWLIPANGGAPMPAGTFRPDGRGNGNVILPELPQGVQAKAFAVTIEPDGGSQTPTMPIIMVGA, via the coding sequence ATGACAGACCAAAGACATATCGATTCAGAAGATCTGGCGCTGTATGCCATGCAGCTTCTCAGCAACGATGAGGCCGGGATTGTTCAGAGCCACATAGAGATATGCAGTGAGTGCAAGAACGAGTTGATCGCGGCGCAGGGCGATCTGGCAGTCGTCGCGCTATCGGTTGACCTGGAGACACCTGCACCACGGGCGCGTGAACGCTTTCTGCAACAGGTATCACGCGAGAAGCGGGTTGCGTCGATCGAACGGGCGGCGCAGGTCGAGGCCAGCGGTGCGCTTCGGATGCCGAGTGCGGCGAAGCAGCAGGGCTCGGGCGGTAAGTTGCTGCCGTGGCTCGGCTGGGCGGTGGCTGCGGGTGTTGCCTTCTCGGCGACGAGCCTTTACCGGGACCGCGTGCAGATGCAGGCGACGGTTGCGGACCAGTCGGCGCAGTTGAAGGCGGAGACGGCGCAGATGGCGACGATGTCGGCCGATGCTGCTCGGGCGAAGGCGATCATGGATGCGCTGACGGACAGCTCCGCGATGCGAGTGACGCTGAATGTGGCACCGGCGGCCAAGCCTGTTCCCCAGGGCAAGGCGACGTATGTTGCGAATAAGGGAACACTGCTGTTCAGCGCGAACAATCTGGACCAGTTGCCGCTTGCGAAGGTCTACGAGCTGTGGCTGATTCCGGCGAATGGCGGAGCACCGATGCCGGCGGGGACCTTCAGGCCGGATGGGCGCGGCAACGGCAATGTGATTCTGCCGGAGCTGCCGCAGGGTGTGCAGGCGAAGGCATTCGCAGTGACGATTGAGCCTGACGGCGGTTCGCAGACGCCGACGATGCCGATCATCATGGTGGGGGCTTAG
- a CDS encoding lipase family protein, producing MSDTLDPAKAALYGQFVAAVTSIYKADSSSLSPDPQKFIPTGWELAAWIDMSDFLLQSETPAFYGIVAQEIVNPDNRIIAIRGTEGKVEWLDDATSIFQVPFKQVPSAGKVALGFDKIYSTLQVVPVPDTTSGSTAAVEPELTGSFAEQLDQLAVRSEIKRGVVREFAAGRTRPERPTVVTGHSLGSALATLFVLENSVTQSFDISVLSTLASPKVGDLAFKQIFDALPITSWRIVNTQDAIPKLPLTIGNLDFEHVEVAYSFDATPFAKQNIGCNHSIDTYLHWLDNSHQVTTECAP from the coding sequence ATGAGTGATACCCTCGACCCCGCCAAGGCAGCTTTATACGGCCAGTTCGTTGCAGCCGTCACCTCCATATACAAAGCAGACAGCAGTAGTCTGAGTCCGGACCCCCAAAAATTCATTCCTACCGGCTGGGAGCTCGCCGCCTGGATCGACATGTCGGACTTCCTCTTACAGAGCGAGACTCCGGCGTTCTACGGCATCGTCGCTCAAGAGATCGTCAACCCCGACAACCGCATCATCGCCATCCGAGGCACAGAAGGCAAAGTTGAGTGGCTCGACGACGCCACCTCCATCTTCCAGGTGCCGTTCAAGCAGGTGCCCTCCGCTGGCAAGGTGGCCCTCGGCTTCGACAAGATCTACTCCACGCTGCAGGTCGTACCCGTGCCGGATACCACATCTGGCTCCACCGCTGCCGTTGAGCCTGAGCTCACCGGATCCTTCGCCGAGCAGCTCGACCAGCTCGCCGTCCGCAGCGAGATCAAGCGCGGCGTCGTACGCGAATTTGCCGCAGGCCGTACCCGCCCCGAACGTCCCACTGTGGTCACCGGTCACAGCCTCGGCTCCGCGCTCGCCACGCTCTTTGTCCTCGAGAACAGCGTTACGCAAAGTTTCGACATCTCGGTGCTCAGCACCCTGGCTTCGCCAAAGGTTGGCGACCTCGCGTTCAAGCAGATCTTCGATGCCCTGCCGATTACCTCCTGGCGCATTGTCAACACCCAGGACGCTATCCCCAAACTCCCACTGACTATCGGCAACCTCGATTTCGAGCATGTCGAAGTAGCCTACAGCTTCGACGCAACGCCCTTTGCAAAGCAGAATATCGGCTGCAATCACAGTATCGACACCTATCTGCACTGGCTCGATAACAGCCATCAGGTGACTACTGAATGCGCCCCTTAG
- a CDS encoding sulfatase-like hydrolase/transferase, whose product MKTSSRPDQPIKALLQLVAVGLGITTISLLWVVSPLVAPDHNPIYHWSGPASTLFVPVILDFLGGWLLLTLLLLFAQRSRRFQLYLWTSIPLLLPWIMLKNIAIICGIGLPYWASWLLLAASLIAIFLLLTRWRRILQTYFERVRRLVITMSCFGAIIGILVLGQLFWFARQARGLNRCTVAHHLHHAAINGTPRTRIVWILLDELSYQQVYEQRFPNLKLPAFDQLAAQSTIFTHVIPAEIKTEKVLPSLITGQPVDSIRSSASGQLSMHSPSGSWRNFDQHQTIFQDALDAGYSTGIVGWFNPYCRILPGVLDSCFWVFSEQLNNHMNSRFSAQKNMMAPFRRLNKEQDGFHIEDFRELSQAADSMLRDSSLDFILLHMPVPHPLGIYNRETGHFSTDHRSYIDNLALADRYLAHVRELLEQNGEWDNSAIIVMGDHSWRTQLLWLPSEGWTPEDQLASHGGQFDDRPAYIVKLPHQVKPARIDASFEALKTRQLLNEIMKNKIISVENLSEWTR is encoded by the coding sequence ATGAAGACTTCTTCTCGCCCCGATCAACCGATAAAAGCTCTTCTTCAGCTGGTTGCGGTCGGCCTCGGCATCACGACAATCTCCCTCCTGTGGGTCGTCAGCCCCCTGGTCGCTCCGGATCACAATCCTATCTACCACTGGAGCGGCCCCGCCTCTACACTCTTTGTTCCCGTCATCCTTGATTTTTTAGGAGGCTGGCTCCTGCTGACGCTACTGCTCCTCTTTGCACAACGATCCAGGCGATTCCAGCTCTATCTATGGACAAGCATCCCTCTCCTACTCCCATGGATCATGTTGAAGAACATCGCCATCATCTGCGGCATAGGGCTCCCCTACTGGGCCAGTTGGCTTCTGCTTGCGGCGTCACTCATCGCAATCTTCTTATTACTTACACGCTGGAGACGGATTCTTCAGACATACTTCGAGCGCGTCCGGCGACTGGTGATCACCATGTCCTGTTTTGGTGCGATCATTGGTATTCTCGTGCTCGGTCAGCTCTTCTGGTTTGCACGACAGGCGCGCGGTTTAAATCGCTGCACCGTCGCTCACCATCTTCACCATGCAGCTATCAATGGCACTCCGCGAACACGTATAGTCTGGATCCTTTTGGATGAACTCTCGTATCAACAGGTATACGAGCAGCGCTTCCCCAATCTGAAGCTCCCCGCATTCGATCAACTCGCAGCGCAGTCAACCATCTTTACTCATGTCATTCCGGCTGAAATCAAGACTGAAAAAGTTCTACCGTCCCTGATAACGGGCCAGCCTGTAGATAGTATTCGTAGCTCCGCTTCGGGGCAGCTTTCTATGCACTCCCCTTCAGGTTCCTGGCGAAACTTTGATCAGCACCAGACCATCTTTCAGGATGCGTTGGACGCAGGATACAGCACTGGTATCGTTGGCTGGTTTAACCCTTACTGCCGCATTTTGCCAGGCGTTTTAGATAGCTGCTTCTGGGTATTCAGCGAACAGCTGAACAATCATATGAATTCGAGATTTTCTGCGCAAAAAAATATGATGGCGCCTTTTCGAAGGCTCAACAAAGAGCAAGACGGATTTCACATCGAAGACTTCCGCGAACTCTCTCAGGCTGCTGACTCCATGCTTCGAGATAGCTCTCTTGACTTCATCCTCCTGCACATGCCGGTTCCTCATCCGCTTGGAATCTACAACCGCGAAACCGGCCATTTCTCTACAGACCACAGAAGTTATATCGACAATCTCGCACTTGCCGACCGATATCTAGCTCATGTCCGTGAACTTCTTGAACAAAACGGAGAGTGGGACAACTCCGCCATCATCGTCATGGGAGATCACTCCTGGCGCACGCAACTCCTTTGGCTCCCATCGGAAGGCTGGACTCCCGAAGATCAACTCGCCAGCCACGGCGGACAGTTCGATGACCGCCCCGCTTATATCGTCAAACTACCGCATCAAGTGAAGCCTGCGCGTATCGATGCGTCCTTTGAAGCATTGAAGACGCGTCAGCTCCTGAACGAAATCATGAAAAACAAAATAATCTCTGTAGAAAATCTTTCCGAGTGGACAAGATAG
- a CDS encoding TlyA family RNA methyltransferase — MKVRLDKMLVDQGFAASRERAQALILAGRVLVDEQRIDKSGTPIPPDATIRVMGDDLRYVSRGGLKLERALSHWSIDPTGLACIDVGASTGGFTDCFLQHGAASVLAVDTGYGQIAEKLRSDPRVTLRERCNARLLTPGELIPNAPAPITLLAMDVSFISATLVLPAVLAALVAEGETWPGHAIILVKPQFEAGREHVGKGGIVREQAARQLAIDRVHDAVLALGGTHTDIIDSPIRGMEGNHEYLLHARFGQQTP, encoded by the coding sequence ATGAAAGTACGACTCGACAAGATGCTCGTGGATCAGGGCTTTGCCGCCTCACGCGAACGCGCCCAGGCTCTTATCCTCGCTGGCCGCGTCCTCGTCGATGAGCAACGCATCGACAAATCCGGCACCCCCATTCCACCCGATGCCACCATCCGCGTCATGGGCGACGACCTCCGCTACGTCAGCCGCGGTGGCCTCAAGCTCGAGCGAGCTCTATCGCACTGGTCCATCGACCCCACCGGCCTCGCCTGCATCGACGTCGGCGCCTCCACCGGAGGCTTCACCGACTGCTTCCTCCAGCACGGAGCCGCCTCCGTCCTCGCCGTAGACACCGGCTACGGACAGATCGCCGAGAAGCTCCGCAGCGATCCCCGCGTCACCCTCCGCGAACGCTGCAACGCCCGGCTCCTCACCCCCGGCGAACTCATTCCCAACGCCCCCGCGCCCATCACCCTCCTCGCGATGGACGTCTCCTTCATCTCCGCCACCCTCGTCCTCCCCGCCGTCTTAGCCGCATTAGTCGCAGAAGGTGAAACGTGGCCAGGCCACGCCATCATCCTCGTCAAGCCTCAGTTCGAGGCAGGCCGCGAACATGTCGGCAAAGGAGGCATCGTCCGCGAGCAGGCCGCCCGTCAGCTCGCCATCGACCGCGTCCACGACGCCGTCCTCGCCCTCGGCGGAACCCACACCGACATCATCGACTCTCCCATCCGAGGCATGGAGGGCAACCACGAGTACCTCCTCCACGCCCGCTTCGGCCAGCAGACACCCTGA
- a CDS encoding L-threonylcarbamoyladenylate synthase, with amino-acid sequence MTAEILRVHPDEPEPHCIDQIVASLNTGNVVALPTDTFYGLAVDPVNLHAVDRIYDLKSRARHKPLSLLIAEVAQAYELARNLDTAFDRLAEKFWPGPLTLVVKAGSKLPLRVTANTGNLALRVPEAAICRAVVTRLGLPITATSANLSGYPECTHANGVREQLGDKIPLIVDGGPTARSTATTIVDLSGGGNSWMILREGAIPTHEIALALQH; translated from the coding sequence TTGACGGCTGAGATTCTCCGCGTTCATCCCGACGAGCCCGAACCGCACTGCATCGACCAGATCGTCGCCAGCCTCAACACCGGCAACGTCGTCGCTCTGCCCACCGACACCTTCTACGGACTCGCCGTAGACCCGGTCAATCTCCACGCTGTTGACCGCATCTACGACCTCAAATCCCGCGCCCGCCACAAACCCCTCTCGCTGCTCATCGCCGAGGTCGCGCAGGCCTACGAGCTCGCCCGCAACCTCGACACCGCCTTCGACCGCCTCGCTGAAAAGTTCTGGCCCGGCCCACTCACCCTCGTCGTCAAGGCCGGCTCGAAGCTCCCCCTGCGCGTTACCGCCAACACCGGCAACCTCGCCCTCCGCGTGCCTGAAGCCGCCATCTGCCGCGCCGTCGTCACCCGCCTCGGCCTGCCCATCACCGCCACCTCCGCCAACCTCAGCGGCTACCCAGAATGCACCCACGCCAACGGCGTCCGCGAGCAACTCGGCGACAAAATCCCCCTCATCGTCGACGGCGGCCCGACCGCCCGCTCCACCGCCACCACCATCGTCGATCTCTCCGGCGGCGGCAACTCCTGGATGATCCTTCGCGAAGGTGCCATCCCCACCCACGAAATTGCCTTAGCGTTACAGCACTAA
- a CDS encoding DUF92 domain-containing protein yields the protein MRTKMRRTQTARGQGKVIAGERDRMQSEMLSGAMGGLLVAKTLIVVWAFHRLGTYPRWFWVALAGSAAFALVVWLLRSATGPAAALGGFVCMNILLAQGFGMSWQQTAMPALLTLFVLTFAATRFGRSRKERMGVAEPKRGRRAAQVLANLGVAGLCAGAASPLLLAACLAALAEATADTVSSEMGQALGGRTLLITSWSEVPAGTDGGISIAGTTLGAAAAGAIVLVTAATRFVRWEMGMVVFGAAVAGLLFDSWLGATVERKGWLGNDLVNFCSTVVAAVVGYWGMRLMM from the coding sequence ATGAGGACCAAAATGCGCAGGACACAGACGGCGCGAGGACAGGGCAAGGTGATTGCGGGGGAGCGCGACCGGATGCAGTCCGAGATGTTGTCGGGTGCAATGGGCGGACTTCTGGTGGCCAAGACATTGATCGTCGTGTGGGCGTTTCACCGCCTGGGGACGTATCCGCGCTGGTTCTGGGTGGCGTTGGCGGGGAGTGCGGCGTTTGCGCTGGTGGTATGGCTGCTGCGGTCGGCTACAGGGCCAGCGGCGGCGCTGGGCGGCTTCGTGTGCATGAATATCCTTCTGGCGCAGGGGTTTGGGATGAGCTGGCAGCAGACGGCGATGCCTGCGTTGTTGACGCTGTTCGTGCTGACCTTTGCAGCGACGCGGTTCGGACGCTCGCGGAAGGAGCGGATGGGGGTCGCGGAGCCGAAGCGGGGGCGGCGGGCGGCGCAGGTGCTGGCGAACCTTGGGGTCGCGGGGCTGTGCGCGGGTGCGGCCTCGCCGCTGCTGCTGGCGGCCTGCCTGGCGGCGCTGGCGGAGGCTACGGCGGATACGGTGTCGTCGGAGATGGGGCAGGCGCTCGGGGGACGGACGCTGTTGATTACGAGCTGGAGCGAGGTTCCGGCGGGAACGGATGGCGGCATCAGCATTGCGGGAACGACGCTGGGAGCGGCGGCGGCGGGTGCGATTGTGCTGGTGACTGCAGCGACGCGGTTTGTGCGGTGGGAGATGGGGATGGTGGTGTTCGGGGCTGCTGTGGCTGGGCTGTTATTCGATAGCTGGCTGGGAGCTACTGTGGAGCGAAAGGGTTGGCTGGGGAATGATCTGGTGAATTTTTGCTCGACGGTAGTGGCGGCGGTGGTGGGTTATTGGGGGATGCGGCTGATGATGTAG